A stretch of DNA from Desulfosarcina ovata subsp. ovata:
AGCGCGGTTATCTTTTCACCGGTGACCTGGTCTATAAAGACACGCTCTTTGCCTACTTTCCGTCCACCGATCCAGAGGCGTACCTCAACTCTCTGGAGCGGGTATCGGCGATCCCGGTGAAGCGTGTGTTTCCGGCACATCACACTTTGGATATTCAGCCTGAGATTCTGGTTCGAATGCGTGATGCTTTTCGGCAGTTGCAGGATGAGGGCAAACTGCATCATGGCAGCGGAACATTTGACTACGGTGACTGGGCTGTGTGGCTATAGTCGGCCATGCTTCAATTCACAAATTCCGATTTTTGAAATCGATTGATCAAACAGCAAAAAGATATAAAACGACCCTGTGATTTGGATCAGGCCACCGGATACAATCCCCGTACCTGTGCATGCAGGCGCGCCAGACCGAGCAGTGTGTCGATGGTGGGTGTCTCAACCCCCACATGCCGACCGATCTCCTGAACAGCCCCCACCAATGCATCCAACTCGACGGCGCGACCGGCTTCCACATCCTGCAGCATGGAGGTTTTGAAGGCGCCCAGTTTGCGGGTCATGGCATTGCGGTCCTCACCGCTTTGTTCGATGGGGCATCCGAAAATGGCGCCGATCCCGGCAGCCTCGGCCATGATGTTCAGGCAGAAGCGATTCACCAGCGGATCGTCCAGGATTTTGTCACACGTCGCACCGGTAATGGCCGAAACCGGGTTCATGGTCATATTGCCCCAGAGCTTGAACCAGATATCGCGCTGAATGTGCTCGGAGACATCGATCTCCATCCCGGCCTCACCCAGCAACCCGGCCAGTTCCGGAAGCGGCCGGGTTGGCGTGCCGTCCGGTTTGCCGATGATCATTTTTTTCCCGAACACATGGCGGACGAAACCGGGTTCGTTGAGGGCAAAACTGCCATGCACCACGCCACCGACCACCTGCCCCGTGGGAATGGCAGCGGCAATGGCACCGGTGGGATCGACCGAGGTCAGCCGGAGGCCGGCACATTTGCCGCCAAACCCATCGAAAAACCACCAGGGAACGCCGTTCATGGCCGTCAGGATGGTGGTCTGGGGTCCGATCAGCGCCGGGATCCCCGAGGTGATGGAGGAAAGGGACTGGGCCTTGACGGCAACGATCACCAGGTCCTGAACGCCCAGCGCTTTCGGATCCTCACTCACACGGATGGGCTGGGTAAACCGCTGGTTTTCCATCTCCAGACGCAGACCGTTTTTTTCCAGCGCCTCAAGGGTGGCCCCGCGCGCCACGGCACTGACCTCGCACCCGCTGCGGGCCAGCATGGCCCCCAGAAATCCGCCAACCGCGCCGATGCCGTAAATGCAGACTTTCTTCATGCTTGATCCTTTTATGAAATCGAACGTTTTAAGGTCGGTTCCATCCGGGTGGAACGTGACCTTTTTCCGCGGCAGCCAGGGCCCCCGTCGTTAAAAAGGCCGCGGCGGGGCAACGCGCAGGTTGACCCCGTGCCGCTCCAGCATGGTGGCCAACCGATCGGTGGGCCGGGCATCCGTGACCAGCAGGTCGACCTCCCCCCAATAGGCGAAGCGTGCCGGGAACTTCAGGTTGAATTTGGATTGATCGGCGGTCAGCACGGTCTGGAAGGCCCGCGACATCATCGTTGCGTAGACCTCGCCGGCATCGATCAGCGCATCACAGGGCCCCTCGAGGCTGAGTCCGCTGGCGCTGACGATGGTGTAGTCGACCCAGAATTTCTCCAGGAAACGGAGGGTGTGCTCACCGTGATTGGCCCCCTCGGTGGGGCTGTATACGCCCGGTGCCATGAGCACCCGAATGGTGGGGTTGTGCACCAGCTCGATGGCTACGCCGAAAGAGTGCACGATCACCGTGAGGTTGGACATTTCGGCGGCAATGTAGCGGGCGACATGGACGGTGGTGGCGCCGGAACCGATCATCAGGTGGGACGCCCCTTTGATCTCTTTCACCGTCTGGCGGGCGATCGCCTCACGCTCCCGTACCAGCAGGCTGTGGCGCACGTTGATTCCCGGTTCCTGCTCCAGGCGCAGAATCGCCCCGCCGTAAGTGCGCTCGAGCAGTCCCTTTTCGGTCATCTCATCCAGATCGCGGCGGATCGTTTCGGCCGTCACGTTCAGGGTGCCTGCCAGTTCGTTGACCCGCATCGCAGGGGATTCGCGCAGCAGGGTGATAATTTCGTTCTGGCGTAAGGTTTTTTTGTTGGCCATGGGTTACTCGTCGGTTAACGCTGAAAGACGATTTTCGGGAGATAGCAGGAAACCACCCAGTCGGGTGTATCAACAATTTCATTGATACGCAAATCGGCACACACACTGAGCAGCAGGTAGGCCTCAACATCCGCCATTTGATAAGTGGCGGCCACCCAATCCACCATGTCGCTGACTGCATTTTTGGCCGACGTCATGAGATCGCCGCCCATGGCCATGCAAACCTCGTATCCGCCCGGGTCAAAATGGTTGCTCACCGGGCCTGAGGTGGTAAAGCGCGGAAAGTTGAGGTTGGCCCGCTTGACAAGATCCAGCTTGAGGGTCATGCGCATGGGCGTTTCGATGGCCGTGCCGCAGATCTCCCCATCCCCCTGGGCCGCGTGGCCGTCACCGCAGGAAAACAGCGCACCGGGCACGCCCACCGGCAGCAGCAGGCGACTCCCCTCGCCGATGTCGCGGGTGTCCATGTTGCCGCCGAATCGCCGCGGATTGACCACGCTGTGGGTGCCCGCTTCCGGCAGGGCGTTGCCCATGATACCCGGAAACGGCCGTAGCGGTACCCTGGCGCCCGCCTTGAACTCGGCGGGTGCCAGCCCGACCGGATCCAGTTTCCAGATGTGCAGGGCCGGGTCGGTAAAACGCTCGGCCAGCAGGCCGAAACCGGGGATGTTGGCGGTCCAGCCCCAATCGGCGATTTCCAGGTTCAGGACGGTCACCTCGAGGGCGTCACCCGGCTCGGCACCGTCGACGTAAACCGGGCCGAAGGTCGGATTGATCCGGTCGAATTCGAACCGGCCGATATCGTCCACAGTGCTGTTCCGATTCAGCTGCCCGCCCCCGGCATCGATGGTATCGAATGTGACGATATCGCCGGGAGCCACGTGAAGCACCGGCGTGAGCTGATGGTTCCAGCCGAAATGCGCCTGGGCGCGGCCGACGGCGTGCCTGTTCTGGTTCATGGAAATCCCTTTCGGCGTGGAGTTATATCTCTTCCAGGGCTTCGAGCGACTCCGGCAGAATCTGCCCGCCGTCGACGACAATGGACTGGCCGGTGATGTAGGCGGCTTCGTCCGATGCGAAAAACAGCGCCGCATACCCGATATCCTTCACGTCCCCCAGCCGCTTGAGCGGAATGGAGGCCGCCATGGTGTCCAGATAGTCCTGGCCCAGGCCCTCCAACCCCTCGGTAACGATGTTGCCCGGCATGACCGCATTGATCGTGGTGTTGTACCGGGACAGCTCCATGGCCGCGGTTTTCAAAAAGCCCAGTTGGCCGGCTTTGGATGCACCGTAGTGGGCCCACCCCGGAAAGGCCGTCACCGGGCCGGTAATGGAGGATGTCACCACCACCCGCCCCCGGCCGTTCTTCTCGAAATACGGGATGCAGGCCTTGACGCATAAAAAGGTGCTCTTGAGATTGGTCTGCATCACGGCATCCCAGTCGTCACCGGTCAGCTCGATAATCTTTTTCTGGGGAAAAATCCCGGCATTGGCGCACAGGATGTCGACACCGCCGAAGGTATCGGCCGTTTTGGCGACCATGGCCGCCACCTGGTCCTCGTCGGTAACGTCGCAAAGGGTGTATTCGGCGGTACCCCCGGCGGCGCTGATCTCCTCGACGGTCTTGACCGCATCGGCTTCCCCCCGGGCGACCACCATAATTTTGGCCCCCTGGGCCGCAAAAACCGTGGCGATGCCCTTGCCAATGCCTTTGGACGCGCCGGTAACAATGACGGAACGATTCTGTATGGAAGTCAACATAACGGTGTTCTCCTTTGAAATTTAATGGGGTTGAACGGCCGGTCGGGCCGTTTTCAGGCGTTTGATCATCGGCAGCAGGGCACGAACCAGCAAAGCGACCACGATCACCAGTGCCGAGGCAGCCACCGAGAGCACCCCCAACGTAGGCACCAGGGGGGAGTAGCCCGACACCATTTTGGCGTACAGCCACTCGGGCAGGGTGGAATCCGCACCAGTGGTGAACAGGGAGAGGGGGAAATTGCCCCAGCTGAGCAAAAAGGCGAACAGGCCGGCCGAGTTGACCGCCGGCATCAACAGCGGAATCGTCACCTCGCGCATGATCTGCCAATTGGTGCAGCCCATGTCGCGGGCTGCATCTTCCAGCGACGGGTCGAAACCGTATGCCCGGATGGCGATGATCAGGGTGACGATCGGCGTAATCCATACCAGGTGGGCGACGATGGCCGTGTGCCAGCTGGGAATGATGCCCAGGGCGTTGAACCACATCAGCAGGGCCAGCCCCAGCACGGTCTGGGGGAAGAAAATCGGCAGCAGAATGAGCTTCTGGTAGAGCTTGCGGAACCGCCACTGATAGCGCGCGAAAGCCAGGGCACCGAAAAACCCGAACAAAATCGAGATCAGGGTAACGATGGCGGCAATGGTCAGGGAGGTCCAGACCAGTCCGGCCACCGTGTCGCTAGCCAGGGCACTGGCATACCATCCGGTGGCATACTTGCGGATGGGAAACCTCAGGTAGCGCGCCTTGGATATGGAGGCGAAGCCCACGGCGACGATCGGCAGATAGAGAAACAGCAGAACGCCGAGGCCGTATAGATAGAACAGGACGTTGGCCGGTCGAGATTTCATGGGCTACCTCCCCTTACCCATCACGCTATCCAGGTCGATTTTCATCAGGGTCATCACGATCAGAATGGAGATCACCAGGATCAGGACCATGGCCAGGGCCGATCCCAGGGGCCAGTTCTGACCATAGGTAAACGCGCTTTCGACGTCATCGGAAATCACGATGACGGCTTGGCCGCCGAGCAGCTTGGATTCGGCCACGGCCCCGGCGGCCAGGACAAAAGTGAGCAAAGCGCCCACCACGATCCCGGGAGACGCCAGGGGCAGTTCGATGTTGGTGAAAATTTGCCAGCGGTTGGCCCCCAGGTCCGCCGCGGCATGCCGGGCATCATCGGGAATCATGCTGATTCCCTGGGCCAGCGGGAACAGCATGAACGGCAGATAGATATAGACCAGACCGAAGACGATCACCGGCACATTGTAGAGCAGCCCGTCGAACCCGTTTCCGGTCCATGCGCGCAGGTATCCTTCCAGCATGCCGCCTTTCATCAGGGTGATCACCCAGCCGAAGAGGCGGATGTTCTCCGAGACAAACAGCGTCATCACCACGGCAATGGTGATCACCAGGGTGAAGCGCTTGAAAATGCGGACCATAGCATAGGCCAGCGGCCAGCAGATCACCAGCAAAAGGGCCGTGGCCACGGCGGCCATGCCCAGCGACCAGGCCAGCGATTTCCAGTAGCCTTCGCGCACAAACTCGGCATAAGCCGAGAAATCGGGGACATGGGCAAGGCTGAAAACCTTTGCCGGCATGATCGAAAAGGCGGCGATGGCCAACAGCGGGGCGATAAAGGTGACCAGCAGCAGGGTCGTCAGCGGCAGTGAGGAAAAAGCGCCCAGGCGCGCTTCACGACCGTTCATGAAACCGCCTCCTGGATCAGATGGGCCTGTTTGAGGTCAAACCCCAGCCGTATGACTTCTCCGGCCGACGCGCCGGGGGTGTGGTTGGCGGCCTCGACGACAAGGGCCCGGCCGCCTTCCTGCTCGACCTCGTACTGGGTGCGCGATCCGAGCAAATATTGACCGGCCACCCTTCCCCGGGTGATGAAATCGGCCAGATCGTTTTCGGACAGGATGCGGATCGATTCGGGACGCACCATCAGGGTGTTCTTTTTGTCCGGGGCGATGTCGATGGCCGCTGCCGCCTCGGCGGAGATGCTGAAATGGGCAATCGCGGCACCGCTGCCAGCCGCATCACGCGCCACCGCGAACAGGTTGACATCCCCCATGAACGACGCCACGAAACAGCTTTGGGGCCGGTTGTAGATTTCATCGGCCGGTCCGATCTGCTCGAAACGGCCCTCGCGCAGGATGGCGATGCGGTCGGACATCACCATGGCCTCTTCAAGGGAGTGGGTGATATAGATAAAGGTTTTTCCCGTTCTCAGGTGCAGCGCCTTGAGCTCCTTTTCGAGGGTCTTGCGCAGCCGGTAATCCAGCGCCGACAGCGGTTCGTCGAAAAAGAGGATCTC
This window harbors:
- a CDS encoding 2-dehydropantoate 2-reductase, with product MKKVCIYGIGAVGGFLGAMLARSGCEVSAVARGATLEALEKNGLRLEMENQRFTQPIRVSEDPKALGVQDLVIVAVKAQSLSSITSGIPALIGPQTTILTAMNGVPWWFFDGFGGKCAGLRLTSVDPTGAIAAAIPTGQVVGGVVHGSFALNEPGFVRHVFGKKMIIGKPDGTPTRPLPELAGLLGEAGMEIDVSEHIQRDIWFKLWGNMTMNPVSAITGATCDKILDDPLVNRFCLNIMAEAAGIGAIFGCPIEQSGEDRNAMTRKLGAFKTSMLQDVEAGRAVELDALVGAVQEIGRHVGVETPTIDTLLGLARLHAQVRGLYPVA
- a CDS encoding DeoR/GlpR family DNA-binding transcription regulator, which codes for MANKKTLRQNEIITLLRESPAMRVNELAGTLNVTAETIRRDLDEMTEKGLLERTYGGAILRLEQEPGINVRHSLLVREREAIARQTVKEIKGASHLMIGSGATTVHVARYIAAEMSNLTVIVHSFGVAIELVHNPTIRVLMAPGVYSPTEGANHGEHTLRFLEKFWVDYTIVSASGLSLEGPCDALIDAGEVYATMMSRAFQTVLTADQSKFNLKFPARFAYWGEVDLLVTDARPTDRLATMLERHGVNLRVAPPRPF
- a CDS encoding acetamidase/formamidase family protein, with the translated sequence MNQNRHAVGRAQAHFGWNHQLTPVLHVAPGDIVTFDTIDAGGGQLNRNSTVDDIGRFEFDRINPTFGPVYVDGAEPGDALEVTVLNLEIADWGWTANIPGFGLLAERFTDPALHIWKLDPVGLAPAEFKAGARVPLRPFPGIMGNALPEAGTHSVVNPRRFGGNMDTRDIGEGSRLLLPVGVPGALFSCGDGHAAQGDGEICGTAIETPMRMTLKLDLVKRANLNFPRFTTSGPVSNHFDPGGYEVCMAMGGDLMTSAKNAVSDMVDWVAATYQMADVEAYLLLSVCADLRINEIVDTPDWVVSCYLPKIVFQR
- the fabG gene encoding 3-oxoacyl-ACP reductase FabG — translated: MLTSIQNRSVIVTGASKGIGKGIATVFAAQGAKIMVVARGEADAVKTVEEISAAGGTAEYTLCDVTDEDQVAAMVAKTADTFGGVDILCANAGIFPQKKIIELTGDDWDAVMQTNLKSTFLCVKACIPYFEKNGRGRVVVTSSITGPVTAFPGWAHYGASKAGQLGFLKTAAMELSRYNTTINAVMPGNIVTEGLEGLGQDYLDTMAASIPLKRLGDVKDIGYAALFFASDEAAYITGQSIVVDGGQILPESLEALEEI
- a CDS encoding ABC transporter permease, with the protein product MKSRPANVLFYLYGLGVLLFLYLPIVAVGFASISKARYLRFPIRKYATGWYASALASDTVAGLVWTSLTIAAIVTLISILFGFFGALAFARYQWRFRKLYQKLILLPIFFPQTVLGLALLMWFNALGIIPSWHTAIVAHLVWITPIVTLIIAIRAYGFDPSLEDAARDMGCTNWQIMREVTIPLLMPAVNSAGLFAFLLSWGNFPLSLFTTGADSTLPEWLYAKMVSGYSPLVPTLGVLSVAASALVIVVALLVRALLPMIKRLKTARPAVQPH
- a CDS encoding ABC transporter permease, which gives rise to MNGREARLGAFSSLPLTTLLLVTFIAPLLAIAAFSIMPAKVFSLAHVPDFSAYAEFVREGYWKSLAWSLGMAAVATALLLVICWPLAYAMVRIFKRFTLVITIAVVMTLFVSENIRLFGWVITLMKGGMLEGYLRAWTGNGFDGLLYNVPVIVFGLVYIYLPFMLFPLAQGISMIPDDARHAAADLGANRWQIFTNIELPLASPGIVVGALLTFVLAAGAVAESKLLGGQAVIVISDDVESAFTYGQNWPLGSALAMVLILVISILIVMTLMKIDLDSVMGKGR
- a CDS encoding ABC transporter ATP-binding protein; amino-acid sequence: MTELPILQIAGLRKEYGGFVALKDIDLKVREGEFFTIVGPSGSGKTTLIKLLVGMEEQTEGSIWLRNTRLDRVPANRRPTCMVFQSLALFPHRSVGQNVEFPLKIKGMPAAERKKRALELLSMFRLPENYYGKHINQCSGGERQRIALARALAFDPEILFFDEPLSALDYRLRKTLEKELKALHLRTGKTFIYITHSLEEAMVMSDRIAILREGRFEQIGPADEIYNRPQSCFVASFMGDVNLFAVARDAAGSGAAIAHFSISAEAAAAIDIAPDKKNTLMVRPESIRILSENDLADFITRGRVAGQYLLGSRTQYEVEQEGGRALVVEAANHTPGASAGEVIRLGFDLKQAHLIQEAVS